CTTCAGCTTATAAAAACGTTGCAAATGTTGCTTTACTTTACATTTTGAATGTTACAGGCGCAAACTGAAAAAATCCTAGAGCTCAAGCATACATTACATCTGATTCTTTTACTTTTTCTACAGCTTTCTTCTTGCCTTTCTTGCGCTTTAATGCTTTTCTTTGGCTTGGAGATTTGCCAATGAACTCAATACCTGTTTGAGTAACTCTTATGAAAGTCTTATCTTGCAAAGGCTCTAATAAGATAATACCTTTTATTTGAAGTGCGCTGAGAGCTCTTTCAAGAGTGTCTTCTCTCACAGCCAGTTGCGCTTGAAGCTCTTCTGCGGTAATAGGATATTTGGAGAGTAAAACTTTCAAAATGCGCTCTTCTAAAGTACCTGCTTTGAGCTTTACCATTTATTTTTATCCCACGTATCTTTCTACTCCCTCTTCTTTTTTCTTTGCTTCTTTTGCAGGCTTAACTATATCTATAGCGATAATCATATGGACTGGTATTATTCTAAGCTTGCCTGCAAGCTCTTTATGCGTGGAGTCAAGCTCCATGCAAATAGCATCTGCTTCACCGAGCATCATATAATTTTTGAATATGCCAGTAGTAACCAAAGGTTTATCGCGACTTTCAAGTGAAGTTACTATGTATTTGGAGCCTGGTATCAGCTTAATTTTTTCTTCGTACATTTTCTCACTTACCTTTCCTATAAAGCTCTACAAGCTCTTGTAAATGCTCTACTGTCTTGCGATAATTTTCAAGAGCTACTTTTGCATGAGCTTCTGCGAAATTCCAAGCTTTAGAAATATTGCTATATCTTAGTCTATAAGCTTTCTTTTTCAAGTTCTCGCTCTCTACAGGCAACTCTTCTAGGATATCGTATCCTTTCAGTTTGTTCAAATGCCTGTAGACAGTGGGTCTGGAGGTGTTGAGCTCTAGAGCTAACTCATCTACAAGCCAAGCTTTGTCGAGCCTTTTAAGGAAGCAATCCAGAAAGAGTTTTAGAGGTATC
This Candidatus Thermoplasmatota archaeon DNA region includes the following protein-coding sequences:
- a CDS encoding transcriptional regulator is translated as MVKLKAGTLEERILKVLLSKYPITAEELQAQLAVREDTLERALSALQIKGIILLEPLQDKTFIRVTQTGIEFIGKSPSQRKALKRKKGKKKAVEKVKESDVMYA
- a CDS encoding ArsR family transcriptional regulator, which codes for MSFEIIVASNAPLVSEKDIEKVAKEFLTQIGYISKGSEPTIPLKLFLDCFLKRLDKAWLVDELALELNTSRPTVYRHLNKLKGYDILEELPVESENLKKKAYRLRYSNISKAWNFAEAHAKVALENYRKTVEHLQELVELYRKGK